In Paramormyrops kingsleyae isolate MSU_618 chromosome 18, PKINGS_0.4, whole genome shotgun sequence, the DNA window AACCCTGGTTTGGGATAAGTTGGATCGGAGACTTGGTGAAGTAGCCAACTCATGCCAGGAACTTATGGAAACTCTTTCATGACTTGGAGATGCATTCCAGGtagctacatctggaagctggttgagaGAATGCCATGAATCTGCAATGATGTCATTGAAGCCTAAGGGGGCTATTTTACAGAGACTAAAATTTGAGGTGTTGAACACTTCTATCGGTCATTGCAATGTTTAGTATGTGTTACTTCATTGCCTCGGGGTCTTACACTATATCATGAATAACAGCGAAAACAGAGACAGGTGAATTAAaggcaggtgtgtccagacctTGGTACTGTATACGGTCATTAAGCATTTCATGTCAAATCTTATTAGGACAGCAGGTTGAAAACTAATGCTGAATATTGCTTCTGCATTAACAGAAAATGCCCTCACCACAGGCTTCGCGTGACCCGTGTCGTAGAGGTCGCCGTGTCGCACCCGCGTTTTGACACCCCAGTCTCTGAAGAAGTCCCTGTTGGATGTCTGTCCATTGAAGGGTCCCTGCAGCAGGTCCAGGTTGGACCCCCGGGTTTTAATAGGCTGCTGGCGGGCACTGACCAGTGGGAGGCGCTGAAAATCCAACTGTACAGAAAGATTTTATGAACAAATGTGCATTATTctggagtgagagagagagtgaagtTTAGGTTGGTTAAGGAACAAaaaccagtaaaaaaaaaaaatcaaggttTCTGTTCCAGTGATAATTCATGAGCTACTTCATTTTTGTGTCAACATTTTAAATTGGtataaaacaaaattagaaaTTGATGCTACTTACCTTGGTAACTGTGTCACCCTGGAACTCTGCATCACCATTAACCACCAGTTCTTCTTTGAGTTTGGCTGGCTCAGGTCTGAGGTGCTCAGAGGCATCCCAGCCAGGGTAGGAATCCATCTGTACTGTCCTGAAATCACTCCTTGAAAACAGATGGGGTGCTCTTAGACAAAACCCCTTTATTGCAGTCTTTAAATGGCCTTGATTTTGAAATGGATACCAGAAGTCAAATTTAAATACTTGTCAGAGGATATCatatcatatttttttattattattatttatgagtTATCTTTTGCCTTGAAAAACTGAATTCAAATCCGTAATATAAATAGTGGGCTTCATAAATTATCAAATGTGATTTTGTGATTTTGCTTATTCATTTTAAAGGCtatgtctttttttattttacttgaaCTTTTCACTTAACTTTTTCTTTAATTAGACCAGAGTTCTTCAACCCTGGACCTCAGTTTTAAATCTCgaccttgttttcagttctcgcagattctgattggccacagaggcttcacacccagctcacaggtaaaggaaggctgggaaatcagcagggctcagccctcgaggaccgtgagtcgCATAGCTCTGAATTAGACCATCGGAAAAAGTACTTAACTATTCATCttaatttaatctgagcattttcTTCAATAATTGAGAAATGCTTatctaataaaaaatatatatatattatataaaaaatagagCTGTGCAATAAATGGCTAAGCTAATTCAGCATTATAAAATGATACTGCTAAACCCTGTAAGCTACTAGCCTATACAGTACATAGCTTatccataaatattattttataacaCTGTATCCCTGAGATGAGAGCTGAATGGTCTTACCTCAGCGCTAGATTGATGCCAAGGTTGTCAGGATGCTGCATGGCTGGTGATCTCCTTTGGGGCTTACAGTCTCTCTGGCGGAAATCACATCTGTACTTGGTCAGATGCTCCATAGGAATAGGAGCCTGCGTGGGCTCTGCTCTCGgcgctgctctctgcttccgCGCGGCTGCAGCCTCCACGTGCGGATGGGGTTTGTATTCCTCCTGGTGCGTCGTCACAAACTGTCTCTCTCCTGTAGTAGTAGTTCGTCTTACATTCCATTCACTTTTTATAAGTAAAAATCAAGCAAGAGCTCATAAGGAAGAAGTAGAACATGGAAGATTCTAACCTTCAAGTTTAAGACTCACAGGCATCTGCTTCTGCTCTTGTCTTTCTCCACTTTTCTGGACGAATTCTCTCCTCGATGTCGTTTCCATCTTCTCTCTTTTGTCTGGATAAAGTAATGAGCctatgtggggaaaaaaagtgaTTCTGAACCttgattccatccatccatccatccatccatacatccatctccTAACCTTACCCTACAATTTGAACCAGGAAAATCCAAAAAGCTGCTGTTGTGGTTTCCTATACTGGTTCACCTCCCCAACATTTCACATAATTCATATTCCATAATCccctttcattttttcccccaatatgTCTGAATGCGGAGCCACTCAAACACTTGCCTACTACAGCAGAAATTTCCCCTATCCTAGGAAAGGAGTTTGAGTACATCTTTTTGTGGCAGTGACAATTATCACCACCAGCGTTGACTCTCAGTCTCCGAGAAGGTGGTTCCTCCTCTGAAGTCACAGGCCACTTCGCTGTTGTATCCGTCGCTTTCATGGATGCTGGCATCCCCTGAAGAGATAAGAAGGTTATAATGAGAAAGAAACACAATGGCATTAGCATCAAAGACCGGATGTGAGGGTGGATTTAACTATGAGGATAAACAAACTGTAACTTACTTTCGCAATATTCTGTGACAGCAGAGGCTTGGTACAACAGTGGACATCTGAAATTAAATGATAAAAGAGGAAGGAGGTTTAGTATTTCTCATTCTATATGTCAACCTTCTATTGTCTGTATAATTTACTGTATAGTGGGGAAATATGCCAGTTGTggattttatatacagtaccagtcaaaaggcTGGACACACTTGCTTTTTATGCAGGCTGATTAGGTTAATAAGGTGAGGTTgaacagggaaatctgcaaaatgTGTTGAATTCTGGCCGCCCAGGAACAGAATTGGGGAGCATTGCCTTCAAGGTAATGAAGTATATTACAGTGACCAAGAGAAgtgatccatccatctattttctataCCTACAGGGTGATGGGGGCCAAGAATCTACAGGCACAAGcctgggaataacccaggatggggcaccaacccatcacagggcacgaggctgggaataacccaggatggggcaccaacccatcacagggcacgaggcagggaacaacccaggatggggcaccaacccatcacagggcacgaggcagggaataacccaggatggggcaccaacccatcacagggcacgaggctgggaataacccaggatggggcaccaacccatcacacggcacgaggcagggaataacccaggatgggacactcACACAGTTCATCTTTACTGGAGTGTTGGGGCAACCCACAATGACACACGCGTGTAGGAAAACTATTTTTCAGTGAATAACATGTGCTTGGTGTGACAATACAGGCAGGATAAACACTAGGAGAGTAAAAGGTACATGTATTCCGGGTCTTTCAGTTCAGTACGCATATGTACCGAATGCAGCAGATTTGGaacctctgtgtgtttgtgtgtctcccCCGAACAACATTCGGAAAGGGGTGGATGAAGCCGCACCATTACACATGCACACGTACGTCCTAATGTGAAGCTGGAAGGTGTTCATGTGAATACAAGTACAGCAcaggaatttttttaaatgttgcaccataattgatatttattttatgttttgtattttttcagaCAATATTTGTGTTGCACAGTTCTAATATCAAGGTGAAAGCTGGTAATACAGTACAGATCCGGTACAGTTAATTTACCATATTTACTTgagagaatatttattttgatttatttttaagtaaacGTTAGTGTTTTATTAGAAGATTGCAGCAATATTGACAGAgactttttatttaagaaagacAGTCATTCTTTGTTCAGTAAACCACTGCTTAATTAAGAAACTGAGGTACGTACCGTACTGTTACACCCCTAAAAACATATAAGACAATCACCCTCTTTCAGCTGTTAGCAAAATTGCTTCAAGGAAGAATTAGTGTAAATGCCTGTACAGTCCTGTGCATGATGATGCCTATAAAAACATCACGTTACTACAGCAGTGTCTGAGGATTTCTCTGGATGATTTTCTTAGCTGTATAATGGTGCGTTGGGCGTTACCATGGGtgagtaattcaggtccagtgagtaaaaatccagaccaagattttgtttcaaccaaccagttgagcataaagagtctcAGTCACAGGTGGATAAATGCTGGCTATGCCTTCAGTTGGTAGtgtaccgggggggggggggttaccgtGGGGGGTTAACATGGGGGGTTACCGTGGGGCCAGGCAAAGCTGCACTTGTAGTCACTAATCAGCTGGTTGTCAAATCCCCAGCCAATCTGCACGTTTCCATTCAACTTTCTGCACCCCTGGTGTCGCTTATGTTTCCTATTACAAAATGCACAGCATTAAAATTACACATACCTcacttttaaaatacaatacagATGGTTCTATTATACATAAACGGTACACATGTATGGACTTAAACTTAATACCATTCAGAGCACTACATGGACTGATAATACACAAGCTGTAAGCATACTGTAGCATAAAGTGCATTTTAGATTTTTAATTCTTAACCTTAACTTCAATTAACCATATAAGACAGAATTATAGCAAAATTATGTGATTTTATTTTCTTGTCAACacatattttgcattttatatcTGTAGATTTTATCAAATTATTCTTACCCACAGTCGCAGAGCTCACATATACAAGTAAAACTGGGAAAGTCCTTATTTTCCTGGTCCATTATTGAAAGTTTTCATTGGAATCCTCATTCAAATGTTTTTTCAAGAATAAGCAATGACCATAAATTCCAGTTTGCACAGTTTCTCAAGTCAAACAGAAAGAAGGCAGCTGCTGGGTTTGCTGTATACTTGTTGCTATGACACCATCTCTCACTAACACTCAGTGAGTCTTATTCAAAAGAGTTTGGAACAATCAGCTGTTATTAGTTCCAAGGGTGACAGTAGGTGGCCTCCTCATTTGTTTATCCACTGTCGATTCACTGGAACTGTTAAGCAAtaaattaaagtattaaaaCATAACTGTATTTATGAAAGCCAGCTATTACATAATCAGCTTAATCCAGGCTGGTCATCTGGTATACTGGGCATTTTCCCAGTGAGCTACTGGTTTTGTGGCCTGGCAAAATTTTCATGGGGATCCCCCTGCTTGACAGAATTTATGGTGGGGGACTTCAAAGTCCAGGGTCAGTTTTTAATCATAGTTCAGCCCCGACTTGATCCATTTTTCATCCACTAAGAATTTCCAATGCAGAATTAGTCATTTTAAGAATGGCAGAATTTGCTTAAAATGTCTGCATAGCCTAATGTGCTTGAATTCTGTTTTATAGGCTTGGTCATCAGTACGGGAGCCCATTTTCTGATGCGGGTCTCAGGGAACCGATAATTCTACTGGAGGATCAGAGTCAAGAACAAAGACAGGGAATCATTTCTGAGAGAACTGTTCTCTCAAAAGTGAACTGCTGAAAATATTAGTACCCTAGCTGTATTCTGGCATTTAATCTGTTTATCCAAACAAACAATGCAGACTTTGTAAGACCTTGGATTTAGTAGGTACTTTTACTATAATTTAGTAGCAATGTAGAATTAGCTGTTTGCTATTTTGCAGGCATTATTCTTAATGCACCCTCTGCTCTTCAAATTGACCAGCAAAGTACTGcagatatttattcatttgtttcacATCAGCACCTTGATGCTGCTCATTTCACTGAGTTTCCTTTAGATTTACTGACACAGCCATTTCTGAGCACCTAATCTACAGTATTATATAAACGATACTTTATCAATCCCTGTgcggaaattgtctttacacctccctcaacttgttctttttttgtagagtaagctctccgtgaagggcagccacccagagcagcacccagggagctgggggttaggggccttgctcaaggacccacagacgtgctgaggctgggtttgaacccacaaccttgtgATTGCATTTTCATCTGTAGTAGTGCCTTACATTGTAATAATGTGTAACACAAATAACACATTTGGTTCAAAGTGAGTGACACTGCTTATGCTGCACGACCCTGATCAAGATAAGCAGATAAGATGGAGGGACTGAGATAAAGTGCTCATTCAGTAGCTTAatcaaaggaaaaaaagtggttaattaattaaaagcCTTGGTGACGAACTCTATGGAACACCGATACGAGGAACTAGTTTAGTGCTGCATCACACTGATTCACAGCTGTTCTACaatattaaaatgcttttttaaaaaatgttttttaatgcTTCTTCTATTATTTGTCCTAGAATTCCACCCATGTTGTTATTAGACTGGATTCTTAACACTCATAAAAGGAATGAAGGTTAGATCTGACAAAATATATGCTGGCCTCGGTAAACACTGCATAATTAGTGTGCTCTGGCCACGTGCCTGTCACTTATTCATTAAAGCACTGTAGCAGAAGGCCACACACTTTGAAAGGTTAAATGTTCCCAACTTTTCCAAAATTCTTTCCTAGTGACCAAGAAACTGATGGTAACtttttttgtaaacattttCTGAAATAAGTAGTTCAGAATAAATCTAGTGTCTGAAACTGATCAGAAGAATAAAAATGGCTAGTTCATGACAGCATGCCATGCGTTTCACTAGTGTGAGGAATCTACTTTCAAAGCTTCTCACTAATCTGGCCTCAGCAAATGATGTTTTATTATACAGCAAAATAATTCATGCGATACGGTGTCACCACACCCGGTAGTGAAAGGCAGACGAGACACAAAACGGACTTTGCCCCCTTTACAGCATGTGAGACCCTCACCAACCAGGTACTGGGGGGGGGACGCgatacagggcacaaggctggagtttgtttgtttgtttgttcccACATTGTTTTACCCTGCTTTGGGTGAATATTATAACAATGAACAATCCAACATTACATTTTTGAGGATTTGCAAACATTTTAAATCTTATTTGCAAACAATAGTTTACCGAAAGGgccattttttttcctaataCAGCTTGTTTACACAATACAGACTGTTTACACACATACTAGCATTCACTGCATGGTGTACCCCTGTCttttgccctgtgctgcctgaaaTAGACTCTAGGTTACCAAGGTACTGACCATGGTAAGAGACtgaatggatggacggacagacggaTGAAGagcagttttataaaaatgttatatgaatttaacttttaaaatattaaagcaggatcattttttttctaaataagtCCCACAGAAATTGTGAGGTCATTCTAAATGTTGTGGCAATTCATATGCAATGCATTACTATATAACCACCCATGAAATCACAATGGCAGAAGCAGCTGAAGTACTAACTGTTAAAATTATGTGTTTAAAGCACTACCATAAATTCAAATATTTTATACAATATAATCTGTTACATATATGCCCTGTGTTTAGGCAACTTTCCGAAAAACAGAGTATCTAACAAAAGAGATTTGTTATAACTGCAATAACTGTATTAAAGCAATAACATGGTATAGGTATATGATGGTATAGGATAGTATATAATGGTATAGGATAGTATAGTTATGAGTAAAGATTTGCTGACATTTTATTCTGAActaatgtactgtatacattttTACTTCTATATTTTTATGTGGGGTATTTTTACGTTTAGGTTAAAGCCAAAAACCAACACAGTAAGACACTTAGATGATATTTAAAATTAAGCAACAATAATGACACCAAAAATATTGAAATTTAAAATCCAGTAAAATGCAGGGACTTTCACTTCTAAACTGCTAGTCATAAAAATTGATTTGAGCCCAAGAACACTAAGCTGATAGCTGCCAGCCAAAATCAATATCCCTATAGACCTGGACCGGAGAGAGGGTACGAATCTGTTAGTCACTGTCCATCTGTCCACCTGTGCCCAGTCTGGCTTTAACTAACCTTTGGTCCATACAGTAGTTTGCTATTAACCAATTTGCTGTAGCAGGCTCTTTGAGCCAAAGCCACTTTCAGTGTTTATCACCTACACGGCTTGCGGTTTAGTaagctgacctgctgaagaaTTCAAGACGTCATTCTACAAATCCTCAGATGGTAAAGTAACAATATTAGAAGCAGCAGTTACATGGAAAACGAGATGAATCTGGCCAAGGACTGTACCAGTAGTTCATGACTTTTGGAAAAAGCATTTCTGTTTCGTGTCATATCTCACGTTGCTTCTGCAGGTTCTCCTCCTTACTCCAAAACAAGCATAAAGGAAGCAAACAGAAGCGCATCGAGCAGCAAGCACACACGAAAGACGGAGGCGATCAGGCTTCACAATGTTAAAAACTTACAGGTACACCAACCAAGGGCTGGCCCAGCCTATAGGAGCGCATGAAACAATTAGAATATGTGATATTATAGTTATTTACTTTGCTTTTAATGTTTCACTACTTTTCTTGTGAAACAGACACCAACTAGCCAGAAACCCTGTACTACTGAAaggtttttaatataaatgatcCACTGAGCACCACTGAGTGTATCTGTCTGGCAGCATCACAGCTTGGGTCAGATGCTGTGCTACCCATGGCCAGAAAGTTCAGTGTGGTGTGGGCAGATCAGCACAGTGCATCATCAAGATTGAGCAGCCAGTCATGGAGGACCTTCACAGCCAGCGCTGCAGAAGGAAGGCAGAACACCTAGAGCCAGCCCTGCACCTACTGTACCTACAACACCAGTGCTACCAAAACTCAAAGTATGCAGAGAACATAACGCATTGAATCACTGGCTTTTCCTCTCAACACATTTCCAGTGCAGAGTTCCCTTGTTAGTCCTTGTCTCCTATTGGACAGTCAGTGTCACGGCGCTCATAGAATTCAGCTTAAAATATCCATTGACCTTTAGCTTTTAAGCAGTCGGTcacaacatttttttctgtttccatTTGATAAACACAGTTCGTGCACAGACAAGACCTTagcattttaaaatgctttcGGCAAAGGAATTTCCTGTGCAAATAAATTagcttttacattaaaaatgacGTCCGAACTTATATGCCTTCAGAAAGATCAAGACAATGAGGAGGAATAAATGTTATTTGACTGTGGGAAATGAAGCATAACAACTTAGTCATCATCTGATCCAGCAGCCTCGTTCAGTAAAGGTCATACAATGCTGAAGGAAGGCAGAGAAATCACTCCCACACAGCACGTTAATTAACATCATGGTGCCACAGCAGCCAGTGGGGTCACAACAACATACCTGGGGCAAGAACTGCAACCTAAACTAAATACAAcactctagctagcttctcacggTGAACTTCCAAGGGAACCTATAATCATAGGCACACGAACAGAACTATGCAGTCATGACATTTTAATACATGTATAAACAGTACCAGGCAAAAGTATGGCCACGCCAAAGCGGCAACAAAGGAGACTGACAGTgacacatcacatgacctggtcacctgacctaaacacctCTGAAATGGTTTTGGGGGAGTTTGGCCAGAGActgaaggaaaagcggccaatgagagctcagcatatatgtgggaacATGTTTTTACAGCTCATTGAAATACATCTTTACTTTGTACACGATATATTATTTACTTTCTTATCttcagaaatgtaaagatcTTACAATCATACTAAAACCAGAACATATATATCAGCCTCAACGGCATCCATTGTAAATTCTAAATTTCAGAAAACAACTTAAAGTTGTTGCAATGAGAAATTGCATTTCTGTActgtataatgaaatctgcgCACTCGAATATTTCGTTATTGTAGCTGTTATTCtggtttatttaatttaaaagtcGGCGGGGCACAAATTTGGAAGTTTATTTGATATAATATTTTAGATTTGTCATAATCTAAAAGCACTAGATAACTTTGGATTCGGATACGATGCATTTTATTTAGTAATGCGACACAATTCCTATACTCcaaataaacagaataaaatcATTAGCCACAAAGGAAAGACGCAGTTTGCAGCACTGTAAGGAACATGTTACATAATTAAATACAGATGTGAGCTGACGACCTTAAAATTTAAGCATGTTTTAGCCTCCACCCCCCATACGATTGGTTCAGATCCTGGGAGGATTCTGTCCGTGGAATAAACGAGGCGCGTTTCGCTGTGAATTAAGTCCTTTACTTTCGTTCCTTATTCCCCAATAAATGGCCACAGAGCGCGACAAAGCTGTTCTTCAAGCCATATTCAACCCAACGACGCCTTTCGGCGATGTTGTTGGTTTAAATGAAAAGGAGGATCTGACAGATGATGGTAAATTTccgtttttgttatttaaattaaatgaatacaCATTGCTTTTAAAGTTATCCAGTCTTGTGTTGCCGGAAGTCCCTGCGGTGAGGGAGAGTCTCTGTTGTTATTATATCTTATTAATGTACACTCCTgggcaagaaagaaaaaataggGCCAAAGCCAGAATTGCAATACATTGCGTTTTTTATGTTCCCATTGCAAACAGCCAGAAGATATTTTGGAAATTTTTGAACACCCAGGCGTGTTTTCATGATTTTATCTTTGCATACAAGAAGACTATGTAAGTGAATTCTCCTTGACAGTGATCAGTGAGGAGCGAATGCTGTTTTTTTAGTTCTTGTTAATTATCTAAACCGTTTTTGTATTCGGCCCTTCTCTTTGCCCAGGAGTGTGCCttattttattgccagtctTCTTTGAAGTGTGTTATTTCCCAAGTTGTTCATATAGAAGCTTCCTGTGTCACGTTTCGTATAGTCTGCTGTTTGTTGCAGGTGTGGGACTTGCATATCCCCCGTGTCTGAATTACCCATAAAACTTGCTTGTCATTGTGTGTGTCTGgttgagtgtgtgccctgtgacggactggcatcccttccacGGTGACCCCAATCTCGTGCCATGTGTCGGCTGGGACAGGCTCCGACCCCCCAGCCTGTCTGACtcggataagcagctggaagatggaatGCTGTCGCATAACTTTTACCACTTTTATTTGTAAGCTATTAATAATTTTAACGATTAATAACTGAAAACACGTTCTTTTTACTCTTCCAAAGACGGTGCCTTTGACGCAAAGCTCCTGAGACAGGTGAAAGACCTGGAAATCCAAGGGGTGTCGGCTGCGGAGTCCGGCGACATGTCCAAGGCACTAGAACATTTTAACCAGGCAATCGGTTTGTTACCTCAGAGGGCCTCTGCATACAACAACAGAGCACAGGCCCGCAGACTCCAGGGGGACCCAGCAGGTATGTTGCTAGTTAGTCCTTAGGTGAATCTCAATACTAAGAACGCAAAGACCACACCTGTGgtttggcaagaccggtcttgcgaACTTGTGTTCCAAGAACTGACTTGGGACACAgtgaattatgggattggtctcattgGGCGAGGATGCAAGtcatgtatccttgatatttggagCGGAGACcgacatccagggatttttaccatcctctgaacttgtgttcttggtattgaactggtcttcggcagtGGAAGATGACATACTGTAAAACgggtacacgagaacacaagtacggatATTTAGGTTCAGCCCTTGTTCAGTTTGTCTTCAGTTCCATATTGGTTccagcatatactgtattatgGCATGGTGCCTTAGTGGATAGTACTacagcctcacacctcctgggCTGTGGGTTTGGACCCCATACCCTGACTTtggtcatttaaa includes these proteins:
- the ttc36 gene encoding tetratricopeptide repeat protein 36, which encodes MATERDKAVLQAIFNPTTPFGDVVGLNEKEDLTDDDGAFDAKLLRQVKDLEIQGVSAAESGDMSKALEHFNQAIGLLPQRASAYNNRAQARRLQGDPAGAMEDLQQAICLSGGAGRAACQALVQRGLLFRLTGRSEEARLDFERAAALGSAFARQQAMLLNPYAALCNRMLSEMICKLRNPDWPEPPSQ
- the LOC111837942 gene encoding uncharacterized protein isoform X2, producing the protein METTSRREFVQKSGERQEQKQMPVSLKLEGERQFVTTHQEEYKPHPHVEAAAARKQRAAPRAEPTQAPIPMEHLTKYRCDFRQRDCKPQRRSPAMQHPDNLGINLALRSDFRTVQMDSYPGWDASEHLRPEPAKLKEELVVNGDAEFQGDTVTKLDFQRLPLVSARQQPIKTRGSNLDLLQGPFNGQTSNRDFFRDWGVKTRVRHGDLYDTGHAKPVGKFESDTTNLLTFVPKRAEKVTNCKRPEMVAVQGEQDFSTVHREAYR
- the LOC111837942 gene encoding uncharacterized protein isoform X1, producing METTSRREFVQKSGERQEQKQMPVSLKLEGERQFVTTHQEEYKPHPHVEAAAARKQRAAPRAEPTQAPIPMEHLTKYRCDFRQRDCKPQRRSPAMQHPDNLGINLALRSDFRTVQMDSYPGWDASEHLRPEPAKLKEELVVNGDAEFQGDTVTKLDFQRLPLVSARQQPIKTRGSNLDLLQGPFNGQTSNRDFFRDWGVKTRVRHGDLYDTGHAKPVVRAFSVNAEAIFSISFQPAVLIRFDMKCLMTVYSTKVWTHLPLIHLSLFSLLFMI